The Acidimicrobiia bacterium genome contains the following window.
GCCTCGAAGTTCCTGTTCGGGACGCGGTCACCGCCAAGTTCGTCGGTGCCCAGTCGGAAGGCCGATTGTGATGAACGAGTGGGTCCGAATCGCCCCCCTCGAGGAGTTGCCGGACGGCAGAGGGGTGCGTGTCGAAGCTCTGGGGAATCGGATCGCCCTCTTCCGTATCGGTGAAGCCGTCTACGCCCTGGCCGATCGATGCAGCCACGCGGAGGCGTCGCTGGCCGAAGGTGAGGTCTTCGACGATGAGGTCGAGTGCCCGCGCCACGGCGCGACGTTCGAACTCGCAACCGGGCAGGCCCGCACCTTGCCGGCGACGAAACCCCAGAAGAAGTACGAAGTCAGAATCACAGACGGCGACGTATATCTCGCCCTCCAGGAGGCATCGTGAGCAGACTCGCCCTCGACATCAACAATCTCGAAGCCTCGGTTGGGACAATCGAGATCCTCAAGGGTCTCGACCTGGAGGTTCCGTTCGGTGAGGTGCATGCCATCATGGGTCCGAACGGATCGGGCAAATCGACGCTTTGTCACGTACTCACCGGCCGTTCCGAGTACACGGTTTCCGGAGAGGCTCTCATCGACGGTGAA
Protein-coding sequences here:
- a CDS encoding non-heme iron oxygenase ferredoxin subunit, which encodes MNEWVRIAPLEELPDGRGVRVEALGNRIALFRIGEAVYALADRCSHAEASLAEGEVFDDEVECPRHGATFELATGQARTLPATKPQKKYEVRITDGDVYLALQEAS